In Desulfuromonas sp. KJ2020, a single window of DNA contains:
- a CDS encoding cytochrome C, protein MKRRSFKRWVLGGALAAAGLTLSAGLAVAAHPPVTLYTYEELAMQYGLNVANNEKMPVQVDPNTLRGFPYSPKQTCGGCHEYNKISDHAFHAALGMHEWQDTADGEFKLDDPNVIKPWVQSGAMWGKW, encoded by the coding sequence ATGAAGAGGAGGAGTTTCAAAAGATGGGTGCTCGGTGGGGCGCTGGCGGCAGCCGGTCTTACCCTGAGTGCCGGTCTGGCGGTTGCCGCGCATCCGCCGGTGACGCTTTACACCTACGAAGAGTTGGCCATGCAGTATGGCTTGAATGTTGCCAACAACGAAAAAATGCCGGTTCAGGTTGATCCCAATACCCTGCGCGGCTTCCCTTACAGCCCCAAGCAGACCTGCGGGGGTTGTCATGAGTACAATAAGATTTCCGACCATGCCTTCCACGCCGCCCTCGGTATGCACGAGTGGCAGGACACCGCGGACGGCGAGTTCAAACTTGATGATCCCAATGTCATCAAACCCTGGGTTCAATCCGGGGCCATGTGGGGTAAGTGGTGA
- a CDS encoding PAS domain S-box protein has translation MQIESEPSLGTTIAENLTLGTYVCQDNRLIYLNQRFADIFGFSDRASLLHRDLFSEVYPDSSTLDLFRDMHAKMIAEDIPHAGWAQPSARADGSIFWMEIETKRVSHNGRPAIVGTFKDQTDCQMMAEAMVVSQQTLRLLLDAMEDRVYVVSDDHKIIYANQKMLASCHGDINTDPCHKLCRGSDAPCEDCSRDEVFKSGEPLYKEFFNQANKAWYSVIELGIRMPGINKPAKLAVARDITSRKESEQRIRALSHRLLNAQEDERKFISRELHDDLGQRLNAVKMATETLAEDIVSQPEAIQKRLAAINAHILSSINSVRKLSGALRPSSLERLGLVDAIHDHIKKVQAMHSLNIDFKTGGMKEIRLNSDAEINIYRIIQEALNNVAKHAGAKQVTLRLTASHPDIFLRIQDDGVGFTIKDQMNPINSGNKLGLVGMYERVQFLNGKFKIVSEPGKGTRILIEIPVLEN, from the coding sequence ATGCAGATTGAATCCGAGCCCAGCTTGGGAACCACCATCGCTGAGAACCTCACCCTGGGAACCTATGTCTGTCAGGACAACAGACTGATTTATCTCAATCAGCGTTTTGCCGACATTTTTGGTTTTTCTGACCGAGCAAGCCTGCTCCACCGCGACCTGTTTTCCGAGGTCTATCCGGATTCCAGCACCCTCGACCTTTTCAGGGATATGCACGCCAAAATGATTGCCGAAGACATCCCGCACGCCGGCTGGGCGCAGCCGTCCGCCCGAGCGGATGGTTCGATTTTCTGGATGGAGATCGAAACCAAGCGGGTAAGTCACAACGGAAGACCGGCTATTGTTGGCACCTTCAAGGACCAGACGGACTGCCAGATGATGGCCGAGGCCATGGTGGTCTCCCAACAAACCCTGCGCCTACTCCTTGATGCCATGGAAGACCGCGTCTACGTGGTGAGCGATGACCATAAAATCATCTATGCCAACCAAAAAATGCTGGCGTCCTGCCATGGCGACATCAACACAGATCCGTGTCACAAGCTGTGTCGTGGCTCAGATGCTCCATGTGAAGACTGCAGCCGCGATGAGGTATTCAAATCCGGGGAACCCCTCTACAAGGAATTTTTCAACCAGGCCAACAAGGCCTGGTATTCGGTCATCGAACTGGGCATCCGCATGCCTGGCATCAACAAACCCGCCAAACTGGCTGTTGCCCGCGATATCACCAGCCGTAAGGAATCAGAGCAGCGCATACGCGCCCTTTCCCATCGCCTCCTGAACGCCCAGGAAGACGAGCGCAAATTTATTTCGCGGGAATTGCACGACGACCTGGGCCAGCGACTCAATGCCGTCAAGATGGCGACGGAAACCCTCGCCGAAGATATCGTGTCGCAACCCGAAGCGATCCAAAAACGACTCGCCGCCATCAACGCCCATATCCTTTCTTCCATCAATTCCGTGCGCAAACTGTCGGGAGCCCTGCGACCTTCTTCACTCGAGCGCCTCGGACTGGTCGACGCTATCCACGACCACATCAAGAAGGTCCAGGCAATGCACTCCTTGAATATCGACTTCAAGACTGGAGGGATGAAAGAGATCCGCCTCAACAGCGACGCAGAGATCAATATTTACCGAATTATCCAGGAAGCTCTGAACAATGTGGCAAAACACGCCGGAGCCAAGCAGGTCACCCTTCGCCTGACAGCTTCCCATCCTGACATTTTTCTGAGAATTCAAGATGATGGTGTCGGTTTCACCATCAAAGATCAAATGAATCCGATCAACAGCGGCAACAAGCTTGGACTGGTGGGTATGTACGAACGGGTTCAGTTTCTTAATGGCAAGTTCAAAATTGTTTCGGAGCCCGGCAAGGGCACCCGTATCCTGA